The window CTTATTTGCAATctacattttattttttgaggTTAAGaaacataaaataaattaaattaaataaaagaaggTCATAGCTCTTACATCTTTCCTGGAAATTTCGCtcatctctttttttcttttttttttcttcccttttctcttttcttttcttttcctttcttttccttctcttcttttttccaattttttatcttccCCTCCCCCTTTCCCCTTCCTCagacaattaaaaaaatatgtcaGATACCAGTAATCAAAACCaattaacaaaagaaataaaagataatataGCAAGTCCAACTACTTCGAAAAACAATGGGAACTCTAACGAATTAAATAACCaacaaaaatcaaatagGAATCCATCCTTTGCTTccaaacaaagaaaaaaacgaaaaactTCCAGTTGTTCATCATGCAGAGCAATTAAAACCAGGTGTGATTTTCAACCGTTGGTGGGAAAATGCCATCGTTGTAATGTCCTAAAAATGGAATGCTCTTTGACACAGGAAAGAGAAAAGGAGATTTTAGATGCAATTCGTATTTCATCCAACAACAAAGAAAGAATACAGGGCGTTACAAACTTAGTATCAAATCCTGTGGTTACTGTAAttgataacaaaataaataacttggagaatgatattaatcgtataaatcaaaaattagATTTTATGATTTCCTTTTTACATTCCAATACATCTACCTCAAAAAACCCATTAGGTGTTCAAAGCGTTAGCCAAGATGTTATCTTTAAAAACTCACATTCTTCTGCTACTAGCAGTCCTGACAACAGTcctgataatattaatgggAACTCTGTCAGTATTATGGAATCTAATTCTAAAACACATCATGTTAATTTGTCTACTTCCCCATTAAATTTGCTCAACCAACTAGatgaaaaattgtttaGTACAAAAGCCAGCAATGAAGAGGACTATAAAGCCAAACAACAAAGACCATTTGTTGTCGCTAGAAACGACTTTatgcaattttttaaccaaCATGAAAAACTTTGTTTAGATCTTTCAAGAGATTTTTTAGTGAAAGCTCACTTTTGGATCATACCGGGCGGtattaaaaagattgaTGGGAATTACGTGGAAAAACATGCCTTTATAACAAGTGTTTTTGCAATTGTTGCCATGGGTTTTGATGAAAACAACAAGTGCgaaaaagaacaagaaattttGTATCCTATTGTGGAAAGATTACTAACCAATACTTTGACCATGTTCGATAAATTAATAGACCATGATATTGAAGCTATTTTATACTGCTGTATGTTTACAATATCTAGAAAATCTAAAAGGTATAGACAATTAAAATTCAATAGCTTAGTTCTATCTAATTTTGCCATTGATAGCTTACTCACTATTATTGACTTTTATAGGATCAAGGATAATGTTGTGAACAAGTTAGAATATAACTCCTTAGATTTATATCACTTAAGGATTTTAAACTCACTAACCGCATGTAAGCTAGAGTATTCTGCAAGTATGGGCAAATTTAGTGTTCAAAGTCAACAACTAAAGGagtttaataatttaacagCAAAGTTTCCACAGGCGACTTTTGGCgatgatattaaaataagTGAAATTAATTTGGGTGATATTGTTAAtggaatttttttcaagtttgGTTCGTTCCTTAACAGATTGATGGAAGAATATGATGTGACAGCAAACTCCAATACAAACGAGATgatgaataaaaatgacaaaaataatatagatGGGCATAACAGTGAACACGATGACACGATATGCATTTTCCCTGAATTGGAGGATTGGCTAAGGGACTGGCACGAGTTATCTTCTAAAGATGGTGGCGGTGTGTTGCTATTTTCGTTTGACTTTTACCATATAATGATTTGTAGGACTATATTGACAGATTATTGTGACAAAGAAACTTTTGAAAAGAACCATCGATTCTTTGTTCATATTTTAAACACGATGAgtaaatattgtttttcacttttgaatggctttttaaaattaccACCATCATTAATTAAAGGCGCTCCAAGCATAACGTTACATCAAACTGTTTATTCATGCTTAACTTTGTGTGACTTCTTACACTGCTTTAATAGCTCTGACGACCGacaaaaagttttaaatatgtGTACCAAGATATATTGGCATTTGAATACTATTGGGGAAAAATTGAACGAAGCGACTGAAAATGTtggtatcattattaaGTCTTTACTAGATACCAGCAAagtcaaaataaataacaaaattagCGTGGATATGGACCCATTGTTTGTGAGGATCAAACAAGCATCAAATTCTTTACCAGCTTTGATTAAACAGCAAGCTAGTGctttatcaaaaaagaCTAATGCATCCAGTACCAATACTAATTTTTCTCCTTCCTCTGTTGGCACTACGCATACTACCtcaaacaataataccCCTGGTGAAGGATCAGCCGTTGGCGGTTCAAGAACACCAACTGTTCCCTTTAATATGCCAGATGTTACAAAATTTGAATCATTTGAAGATTTTTTccaagattttttttataatttacaGCCTACGTCGCAACACATTTTCTCTTGAAAATGAATTatgaaataattaaatactcgttattattgtgtaaataattttggatttttatttatatagtCGAAAATTCTATTGGAAACAAGCGATTGTGTACTCTTTATTTCACCATCTAGTACCAAAGCTCTTATGTTGGATGAGGAAATATTTGACAATTTTTCGTCCGAGTTGTGATGCagtgttattttatttttccacTCCAAAGGTACATTCTTGTTATTCTCTAACCATCTCACTTGTTCATTATCCTTGTCAAGTGATGAGGATCTTGTCAAGCAAAACAATTCATTACTTTTCATAAAATTACCCAAGGCTTCTTCAACTGACAAAGGACTATAATACTTGATATCAAATAATCTAACTAGTGTATCAAAACCCAAAAgataaacaattttaaaacctttctcattattattaatagatATTGATGGCtgttcaaaatttttaaatatgtCTTTAGATTTGTCAATAAATTTTCCACATTTAGACAAAGATACAAAACAAGTACAGTTGAGTTGTTCTTCAACGTCTTGGGCCATTAATAACATCATTTCTAATCTTTTATCAAAACTTGCAGGCTTTGGCGATTTATCTACATTTTGCACAGATAATTGTAACAGAACACCTATGGCACCGTCTGAATTTGTGTGATTTTTTCTAAAGTGAGATAGAGCTTGCTTAATTAGATTGAAATGGCCTTCATGAGGTGGATTGTATGATGAATCtaaaactaataatagtttCTGGTGGAATAGGGCCCTTGAGCCTGTCAccgaaaaaaaagtagcGGATGAATGATGTATAAATCTACTGATTACCTGGAAACAATCGATTGTCATTTCTTgctattcttttttatgttGATTAGTAAAAACCCTAGCCTGTATAGATATCAAGAAggcttttgttttaatttggctatgaatcaaaatattttaaaagaggaaaagaaaaaaaaataaatctcGGAAAATCCCTCCTTTAAGGACACgcaaagaataaaaaaaaaaaaaataatatatatatatatatatatatatatatatggatttagatggattatatataaagaaatttttttgttttcctttttttgtaaacaaATGAGAAGTTACAAACTATACATGATCTGttttactttattatttatcttttcttgGATGTactaaaataataaacccATCCAAGTTCACAATTCATCTTGTCTTTGAATATCAACCAACTTGGTTTCAAAAATCAAATCAGCATTTGGAGGAATAACGCCACCTGCTCCACGGGCACCATAGCCCATATCACTTGGAATGTACAAAGTACGTTCTTCACCAATACACATTCCGTTAACACCCTTGTCCCAACCAGAGATAACGTAACCACGACCCAACACAAAGTCAATTGGTTTATTTCTTTGAAAAGAAGAATCAAATACTTTATCATCACTCAATAATCTACCAGTGTAATGAACAGACACTAAATCTCCGCTTGTAGCTTTAATTTTACATTCTGATTCCGGAATCTCTTTGgtaatttcaattttcaaatctGTTAATTCACCAGCAATTACAGAGCCAATCaaccaaaacaaaatagtaaatattaatttcattttaaaTATCGTTTATCTTgtacttttcttttttcttttttgagaATCCAATTTGACAAAAGGCTAAATTTgcaatatttataatgtGTCTAAAagtaaagataataaaaaaaaaaaaaaaaaaaaaaaaaacagacagagtttttcaacaaatcaatttaaaaaggacaaatatataacatTTTTCATATTATGCGATGTACAGTATTCTGCCGTTCTCccttaaaaaatatatatataactaaATCCGAAATGCATTAAGTCCGTAAAAAATTGGATTAATAGAAATAACAAGGCCTTCGGTTTTAATTTGTATTACCTTTTCGGTCTTTTTTTACACTCGGCTACCGGACGCTTCCACGCCTCGCtttcccccttttttttttttttttttctcgattaaataaaaataaccatAACGAAACCAATTAGCTATTGAATCAAGGGAAAACAGTTTGATCTGGACCactttattttgttaatcAAAAAgcaagttaaaaaaaaaaaaaaaaaaaaaaaaaacaatttaatttactCTAAATAGTTGTGTGTATGTGTCAatacaaaattatatataaacaatataaaaaagcaTAGTGATCATTCTTTAACCAACCAtttcaatttcaaatttttattttcaacaaaGGGTTTTAAGAAATATAATGTAACCAATAACCCTATAATtgtataaattatttgggctctttcaaaattttgtgGTAAAACATCGAATTGAGATGAAGGTGCTACTTTAGTGCAAAATATATCATGTCCAAAACTACAAACAAACGATGTGGATTCTAAATTAGTTGGAAATGAAACCAAATGTGGGGTTTTAACTGGAATTATTTCCCTAAAATGtgtaataacaaaattatcatttatAGGAATAGTGCCTACATACGGACTAGCCATAAATTCTTTCTTGTCATCGTCTGTCATGTCCTTTTCATCTTTCCTTCTGGCGCTTACTAAATATTTAGGTAAATAGGTTATTTGGCCATTTTCCAATTGTAATATGATAGCCTTTGTAGTAATACCAAATTTAGTTTTAGTCAACGCAATATTGTCAATGACATCAGGGAAAAAATAGGATTTTGAAATAACTGCCGGAGGGGCACGAGAATCAAAGACATCTTTTTCTACTTCTTTACTCATTCTCTCATTTGGAGTTAATGATTCATACAATTCAATGACATTTAAAGTTTGTTCGGGAATTGGTTCATTGGcaaaataagaataaacTACCCAATATTCACCAAACGCGACACTTACTGGCTTTTCAGTCGCAACATTGTTTTTGTGAATAGTCGAATAGACAAGTTCACCAGTAACACTATCGATAATCTGAATAGTTAATGAATTCAATTTCGTGTTTACAATCCCAACGACAAACAAATGTGGATATAAATACTTGTACAAAACAGTTCTATTGCCCAAGGTGACACCGATATTGACAATAGGCTCCTCAATATCCTTACCACTGATTGCAGAAATATGTTCACAAACAGGGTCGACACTGTACTTCCAAATTTCAGTTAGTTTATCGCCATCGTGTTTGAAAGCAGTGATAGAATATAAATCATGATCAATGATATACTCAGATTCATAATTCTCAACATCTGTTGCACTTTTGTTATGCAAAACTACATTATTGGTACCCTGAGCAGACTTTACAAAAATGTCATCGCCATTGGATAACAACGCAACTTTACTGTTTTTAATGGTCTTTTCGATACTAGTAAAACTTTCTGGTCTCTCATAAGTATTGGAAATATCAAAACTCATTATTTCGCCACCAGGAGAAAAAACAAGCAGCTCATGTTCATTTTTCCTAGTTAACAACTTAGAAATTGGAACCCCTGTTTTGTAATTCCAGTAAATAGTACCATTGTTTAAATCTAAGCATGTGATGACCCCCTTTTCATTACCGACTAAAAGCAATTTGTTAAAGCCAAAGTTCTCATTTCTCTTTTGAATACCCTCAACACTTTTATCTTCTGTAAATAAATCCAACACAATATTGCTGAGCGAAAGTCTCCTTTTAATCAAAGCATTTTTTAACTTGGCAAAATTTGTCTGAAGTCTATAAATGTAGGCATCCCAAAGGTTTTTCTTTGAATCTTCGATTTCTAAAGACTCTTTATCAtcttcaatatttttgtcaTGTGGGCTAATAACGGTGTATGCAGTGACATCTGACACTGATTCGTCTCTATACCAAGAATTAACCAACGTGTTGTTAACATACATGAAATAAGCATATATGTCATCATTTTGGTTGTAAATCAAGTATTCTAATGTAGAAACATGGTCTGTTTCTAAATACAAAACACTGACATTATCATCGGGTAAAACAGCTTTCAAAACTACATTTTTACCATCTTGCGaatctaaaatttttatggAGTGATCCGCATTATCCAATTTGACTAGCGAATTAAAACCATAATTTTTACAAGCGTTAGTAAAATTCAAATCTTTGAAAAGCTCACTTTCTGCCTCTAAAGTTAACTCTTGAGCAAACCCAAACTTGGCATCAATTGCTTTAAATGTCCCctttccatttttatttttcaaataaacggtgttgctgttgttgttgatagCAAAACCGTCATAGGTGTCGGTAAGGACTTGTCTATATTCTATATCACCCGTCTCAACATTAATCCAACTTAGCAAAGATttatcgttattattttttaattcggATAATACAATAAATGAATCACCAGATCTGTCTATGCATTTTAAATCCccaatattttgaatttccCAATCTATCTTATAAGCCTCATCTTTATAAACTGCAGTGGTTACAGACCACCAGAACATGGccattataaaaaaaccatAATAGCTTATTAATTGAGTCATGTTAGTTGTGTTTTAGATATAACCTGgtattctatttttagcTATAACGATTTGCTAGTTTTAAATacgaaattttttttttaaatgataatgGTTTTGTAAGTTTgaccaaaaatattttttttttttttttttttttttttttttcctagaattttatatttaagtTATTTAGTCCGAGATATATGTTCAGCATGCCGCTCTCGGATAATAAAGTAGTTCATAACAATGCCGATCAAGATAAATAGGAGAATAAACTCATTATTGTGCATACATGTAAAATATGtcaataattaaatacacacacacacacacatatatatatatatattgtgtAATCTATTTACATTACCTAGTtatttgataataacaattattACTCCTCTTGATGTGAATTGTGAGAGGATTTCTGTTTGTCTACTTCTTCCAGTAAACTGGTTTTGTCTGGACTACTCGTTTGACCGTTATTACCAATATTAGTAGTAGCTGGGGAAGAagaatctttttcttcagcCAAATCATTGTAATCATTAAAATTACGTGAATTaggtattattttaatgcCTAACTCTGTTTCTATAGCTAATTTTTCCCAAGGATCATTTAAAGTCCATGTATTTGATAATTCAATgtttgtataatttttggCCATTGatggtattattttaaCAGTGTCAtttatttggaaaaatgtCAAAAAAGAACTACTATCGGTAGTACTATTCTCGTCTCCATTTTGGAGAGTACCTAACGTATTTGCCGGCACATTAtttaatagttttaaaGTAGAGTTTCTTGCTTTTAGGTTAACATTATGTAACTTTTCCAACTCTTTAGATAAGTTCGAACCATGTGATTTATGATCACCGGTTATCGATGCTGTTATTAGTTCATTGACCCCCCTTAATTTATGTAAGCTATCATTATACTCCTGGAAATGCTCTATTCTATCCAGATATTCTTCAAAGCTTAGGGGTTTATAGTCCATTGGACCATACCATTTGTTCAAAAAGGATGATTGTTTCATGGTAGCTCTAGCAATAGCAACGCTTGAAAGCACACCTGAATCTGAAGTGacatcttttaatttaccCGTTTTGGAATCTTTAACTTTAACTGAAATTTTAGTGGGGTCAATGCCTTCtctataatatttttgaatatcGTTGAAAAAGGCCTTTTCTCTGACAGCTTTTGCTTGTTCATACCACGGGTCATAATCAAAGAAGGTCAATCTTAAAAACTCTAATAATGACTGCCCCAAAAGCCCACAGCCACTAACGAAATAAAACACACGGGTGaaatttgtatattttgaatCAGTGTTACTATTGTTTTCGTTGTTTTGattcttgtttttcttgAAGGTAAAAGTAAACCAAtgtttatcattattatttctactattattaatagtagtaCGATTGATGTTTCGAGTCCCGGCACCAAATCTTGATAAATTTGAGATAGTAGCAGAGGAGATATTAttggtggtagtagtagtgtTAATAGGATTAACGGCATTAGGAGAAGTAGGTTGTAAAACATATATTGGATCTCCAACTTTACCACCAAATCTGTTTAGACTTGGTATATCCgcaatatttcttttcacAGTGGTATTACTGGTCATGTAGGgaaatgttattttaataaattttcttaaaaatttatagcCAATAAAAGTTTGAATGGTTAATAAAGTCCACAACCCCCAGCGACAATCGCTCCCTGGAACAAGGGGTCCCCACATTCTAAGCCCTATAGAAGGTcgattataaaaatgaatgGTTTCTGTATCATCAGCGTCATTGGGGGATTTggcatttttaatattatcatcagTTGATGATGGTGGTGATGATGACTTATCTGGTGGCGAATATAATCCCATAATATGTTGTTGCTGATAAATGAATTGATCAATAAGACAGTCAATAGATTTAGTAAGGAAagtatatattatatatatatatatatatatcttttttgtgtgttatttttatattgaactgctttataataaattaagtattctttttctagTATTATGTATAACCGagaaaggggaaaaaattttttttaataataaccagATAAAcccttttaaaaaaaaaaaaaaaatatatatatataatatatatataaacctAATCTTATCATAGTGTACGatcaaacaaaatatcatttatCAATAGCTACAATTATTTCTAGCTTTCACAATCACATTGAgctaaaaaacaaaaaaaaaaatcttacttacatatatatgtatacaCATTTGATGTAGAATTATGTcatcattaataatgatagtaAAGCCAATAACTATTTAAGCAGGATTACAATTCATCAAGTTCAACTTCCTCAACTTCTTCATCAGCAGtagtttctttttcttcctcttcttctttttcagCTTGgatcttttttgttaaaatttcATCACCATCTACACCGTTAGCcccattttctttaatgAATTCAATAAAACTTTCAATGTTTCTGGAACCGGAATAAATGACAGGTTCAGCATCTTTAGCGGCTGGATACAAGACAATAGTTGGGAAAGAAGCAATTTCAATATCAAAGATATCATTTTCAGTAGAGTCAACTTCACCAATGACAACCTTAGAAGAAGCATCTTCATCAAAGGCATATATGTTAGCTAATTCCTCATAAATAGGAGCCAATCTTTTACAATGACCACACCATGGGGCATAGTATTTAACCAAAACATCTTTGGTTGAATCATGAACAATAGCATCGTGACTCTTACCAACAATCTTGGTAACGTTAGTTTCTTGAACTTCAGGGATTTCTTCGGATTTAATGATTGGTTCCAATTTGCCATTTTCGAAATCAGTAACAAACTTTTGgatttccttttcctcCAATTGAATATTAACTTtaccttctttttttaagttgGCAAATTCTTCATCGCTTAATTGTTCTAAGCCATACTTGTAATTGGTATTAATATCATgaataacaaataatgGGAATTGTTCCTTCATATTCAAGTTAGTAGCATGTCTACCGTATTTAGAAGCATCCAAAGCggcaaaattaattttaccTCTGTATTCTTTACCCAAAGTGGTAAATAATTCAGAATAAGACTCACGTTCTTCTGGAGTggtataaaagaaataagcTAATGGAATACCAGAGTCCATATAACTTTCAAAAGTAGAACCGTCAACTTCACCAAAGTATGGTTTAGATTCAATAGAGATCCATTCAACAATGTGATCTAGGGTAGTATTTTTACCCGTGAAAACAATTGGATCAGAATTGTTTGAACCGGGGTGGtataaagataaaacacCCTTTTCGGTATTGTTAGATGGTGATTGTTGTAAAAAGGTAAAATAATCTCTGTATAGGTTTGCAGCTTTATGGAAGGTTTCGTTCAAGTTTTCAACACCGGTGTCGACGATAACAACTTCAGTAGCTTCACTAATCAAATCTTTCAAATCTTGTTCATCTTCAACAACTTGAACACTTGGTAAAGCTTGTTTCTTCATGTAGTTGATAATGCTATCCTTGTTTCTAGCACCTTCATAGTCACTGGGTGGCAAATCAACACCTCTAAAGATTTTCAAACTTGGATAGCCTTTAATGCCATGTTCCATACATAGATCTGATTCAACGGTGCAATCAATTTGAGCCAATGGAATAtcgtatttttttaattcagaAGCAGCGCTGACATATTCTGGAGCCAAGTTCTTACAGTGACCACACCATGGAGCAAAAAATTCAGCCAAAACTAGAGAATTTTCCTTAATGAAATCTGGAAAAGTTTCAGTAGTTAATCTAATAACATCAGAATCTTCTGGAGCAGTGGCTTCTTGTTGTGCGTTTGCAGTAATGGCACTGCCTGCTAAGAACATTATAAATGAATTGATGACGGTTTTGTTATTGAACAACATTGTTTTGGAGTTGGTGTTTGTTTTGGTTTTATGATATTTATTGtccaattatttttttaaataaaattttttgtattttattttttttttttttctttcctttatatataaatatatatatttatttatttaagtTGTTATAAgggttatatatatatatatatatataattgaaTTAGTAAGTTACAAACAAAGCCAGCCACCTCGCCTTGATTTGGTTAATagcagaaaaaaatttttttttttttttggtttacGTGTtcacacacacacacaaaaaaaaaacattttgaaatagaatgtaaattattattgttttgttgttaataaaaaacttaAACCACATGCCTTATGCCAAATTGTACGTAAATAAAATCGAAGAGAGAGGGTAAGcaaacttatttttatttgtgtAAATTAGTCAGCTAGTTTAGTACTACTTTAAACCCGTACctctttgtttttcttttgttaatGTGTTAAAGGCCCCGGAcagaatataaaaaattgtaaagtCTAGTCCGAAGTAAGCAAACCGAAACGTCATCGGTTTACAGTAGGCACAGCAGGGggtaaaaaagaaaaacgcctatttatattatattatattatattatattatattttaaggGCGgctatttttatctatatttatataaaaagggGAAGTGGgatagtattattactaatagCAATGGCAACAATGTTATGTAATTGATAATAGTaatcttcttcctcttctttttttttttttttttttttttttaatttatatatacatacatatatatatataaata is drawn from Saccharomycodes ludwigii strain NBRC 1722 chromosome V, whole genome shotgun sequence and contains these coding sequences:
- the FPR2 gene encoding peptidylprolyl isomerase family protein FPR2 (similar to Saccharomyces cerevisiae YDR519W | FPR2 | FKBP Proline Rotamase), with the translated sequence MKLIFTILFWLIGSVIAGELTDLKIEITKEIPESECKIKATSGDLVSVHYTGRLLSDDKVFDSSFQRNKPIDFVLGRGYVISGWDKGVNGMCIGEERTLYIPSDMGYGARGAGGVIPPNADLIFETKLVDIQRQDEL
- the URC2 gene encoding Urc2p (similar to Saccharomyces cerevisiae YDR520C | URC2 | URacil Catabolism), which codes for MSDTSNQNQLTKEIKDNIASPTTSKNNGNSNELNNQQKSNRNPSFASKQRKKRKTSSCSSCRAIKTRCDFQPLVGKCHRCNVLKMECSLTQEREKEILDAIRISSNNKERIQGVTNLVSNPVVTVIDNKINNLENDINRINQKLDFMISFLHSNTSTSKNPLGVQSVSQDVIFKNSHSSATSSPDNSPDNINGNSVSIMESNSKTHHVNLSTSPLNLLNQLDEKLFSTKASNEEDYKAKQQRPFVVARNDFMQFFNQHEKLCLDLSRDFLVKAHFWIIPGGIKKIDGNYVEKHAFITSVFAIVAMGFDENNKCEKEQEILYPIVERLLTNTLTMFDKLIDHDIEAILYCCMFTISRKSKRYRQLKFNSLVLSNFAIDSLLTIIDFYRIKDNVVNKLEYNSLDLYHLRILNSLTACKLEYSASMGKFSVQSQQLKEFNNLTAKFPQATFGDDIKISEINLGDIVNGIFFKFGSFLNRLMEEYDVTANSNTNEMMNKNDKNNIDGHNSEHDDTICIFPELEDWLRDWHELSSKDGGGVLLFSFDFYHIMICRTILTDYCDKETFEKNHRFFVHILNTMSKYCFSLLNGFLKLPPSLIKGAPSITLHQTVYSCLTLCDFLHCFNSSDDRQKVLNMCTKIYWHLNTIGEKLNEATENVGIIIKSLLDTSKVKINNKISVDMDPLFVRIKQASNSLPALIKQQASALSKKTNASSTNTNFSPSSVGTTHTTSNNNTPGEGSAVGGSRTPTVPFNMPDVTKFESFEDFFQDFFYNLQPTSQHIFS
- the EMC1 gene encoding Emc1p (similar to Saccharomyces cerevisiae YCL045C | EMC1 | ER Membrane protein Complex), with product MTQLISYYGFFIMAMFWWSVTTAVYKDEAYKIDWEIQNIGDLKCIDRSGDSFIVLSELKNNNDKSLLSWINVETGDIEYRQVLTDTYDGFAINNNSNTVYLKNKNGKGTFKAIDAKFGFAQELTLEAESELFKDLNFTNACKNYGFNSLVKLDNADHSIKILDSQDGKNVVLKAVLPDDNVSVLYLETDHVSTLEYLIYNQNDDIYAYFMYVNNTLVNSWYRDESVSDVTAYTVISPHDKNIEDDKESLEIEDSKKNLWDAYIYRLQTNFAKLKNALIKRRLSLSNIVLDLFTEDKSVEGIQKRNENFGFNKLLLVGNEKGVITCLDLNNGTIYWNYKTGVPISKLLTRKNEHELLVFSPGGEIMSFDISNTYERPESFTSIEKTIKNSKVALLSNGDDIFVKSAQGTNNVVLHNKSATDVENYESEYIIDHDLYSITAFKHDGDKLTEIWKYSVDPVCEHISAISGKDIEEPIVNIGVTLGNRTVLYKYLYPHLFVVGIVNTKLNSLTIQIIDSVTGELVYSTIHKNNVATEKPVSVAFGEYWVVYSYFANEPIPEQTLNVIELYESLTPNERMSKEVEKDVFDSRAPPAVISKSYFFPDVIDNIALTKTKFGITTKAIILQLENGQITYLPKYLVSARRKDEKDMTDDDKKEFMASPYVGTIPINDNFVITHFREIIPVKTPHLVSFPTNLESTSFVCSFGHDIFCTKVAPSSQFDVLPQNFERAQIIYTIIGLLVTLYFLKPFVENKNLKLKWLVKE
- the MGR1 gene encoding Mgr1p (similar to Saccharomyces cerevisiae YCL044C | MGR1 | Mitochondrial Genome Required), whose product is MGLYSPPDKSSSPPSSTDDNIKNAKSPNDADDTETIHFYNRPSIGLRMWGPLVPGSDCRWGLWTLLTIQTFIGYKFLRKFIKITFPYMTSNTTVKRNIADIPSLNRFGGKVGDPIYVLQPTSPNAVNPINTTTTTNNISSATISNLSRFGAGTRNINRTTINNSRNNNDKHWFTFTFKKNKNQNNENNSNTDSKYTNFTRVFYFVSGCGLLGQSLLEFLRLTFFDYDPWYEQAKAVREKAFFNDIQKYYREGIDPTKISVKVKDSKTGKLKDVTSDSGVLSSVAIARATMKQSSFLNKWYGPMDYKPLSFEEYLDRIEHFQEYNDSLHKLRGVNELITASITGDHKSHGSNLSKELEKLHNVNLKARNSTLKLLNNVPANTLGTLQNGDENSTTDSSSFLTFFQINDTVKIIPSMAKNYTNIELSNTWTLNDPWEKLAIETELGIKIIPNSRNFNDYNDLAEEKDSSSPATTNIGNNGQTSSPDKTSLLEEVDKQKSSHNSHQEE
- the POF1 gene encoding nicotinamide-nucleotide adenylyltransferase (similar to Saccharomyces cerevisiae YCL047C | POF1 | Promoter Of Filamentation), with the protein product MTIDCFQVISRFIHHSSATFFSVTGSRALFHQKLLLVLDSSYNPPHEGHFNLIKQALSHFRKNHTNSDGAIGVLLQLSVQNVDKSPKPASFDKRLEMMLLMAQDVEEQLNCTCFVSLSKCGKFIDKSKDIFKNFEQPSISINNNEKGFKIVYLLGFDTLVRLFDIKYYSPLSVEEALGNFMKSNELFCLTRSSSLDKDNEQVRWLENNKNVPLEWKNKITLHHNSDEKLSNISSSNIRALVLDGEIKSTQSLVSNRIFDYINKNPKLFTQ
- the PDI1 gene encoding protein disulfide isomerase PDI1 (similar to Saccharomyces cerevisiae YCL043C | PDI1 | Protein Disulfide Isomerase (paralog of YDR518W | EUG1)), with amino-acid sequence MLFNNKTVINSFIMFLAGSAITANAQQEATAPEDSDVIRLTTETFPDFIKENSLVLAEFFAPWCGHCKNLAPEYVSAASELKKYDIPLAQIDCTVESDLCMEHGIKGYPSLKIFRGVDLPPSDYEGARNKDSIINYMKKQALPSVQVVEDEQDLKDLISEATEVVIVDTGVENLNETFHKAANLYRDYFTFLQQSPSNNTEKGVLSLYHPGSNNSDPIVFTGKNTTLDHIVEWISIESKPYFGEVDGSTFESYMDSGIPLAYFFYTTPEERESYSELFTTLGKEYRGKINFAALDASKYGRHATNLNMKEQFPLFVIHDINTNYKYGLEQLSDEEFANLKKEGKVNIQLEEKEIQKFVTDFENGKLEPIIKSEEIPEVQETNVTKIVGKSHDAIVHDSTKDVLVKYYAPWCGHCKRLAPIYEELANIYAFDEDASSKVVIGEVDSTENDIFDIEIASFPTIVLYPAAKDAEPVIYSGSRNIESFIEFIKENGANGVDGDEILTKKIQAEKEEEEEKETTADEEVEEVELDEL